One Enterococcus silesiacus genomic window carries:
- a CDS encoding 50S ribosomal protein L36 encodes MKVRPSVKPMCEHCKVIRRKGRVMVICPANPKHKQRQG; translated from the coding sequence ATGAAAGTAAGACCATCAGTAAAACCAATGTGTGAACATTGTAAAGTAATTCGCCGTAAAGGACGTGTTATGGTCATTTGCCCAGCAAATCCAAAACATAAACAACGTCAAGGATAA
- the infA gene encoding translation initiation factor IF-1 (stimulates the activities of the other two initiation factors, IF-2 and IF-3) — translation MAKEDMIEVEGTVVETLPNAMFKVELENGHQVLATVSGKIRMHYIRILPGDKVTVELSPYDLTRGRITYRFK, via the coding sequence GTGGCTAAAGAAGATATGATTGAAGTCGAAGGTACAGTCGTCGAAACTTTGCCGAATGCAATGTTTAAAGTTGAACTAGAAAATGGACACCAAGTTCTTGCTACTGTTTCCGGTAAGATTCGTATGCATTATATTCGTATTTTACCTGGAGATAAAGTAACTGTAGAGTTATCTCCATATGATTTAACTCGTGGTCGAATCACTTATCGCTTTAAATAA
- a CDS encoding adenylate kinase — translation MNLILMGLPGAGKGTQAEQIVDTYGIPHISTGDMFRAAMKNETALGLEAKSYIDKGALVPDDVTNGIVKERLAEPDTDKGFLLDGFPRTLDQAEALDKMLVELNKKIDAVIDIHVEEEILVERLAGRFICRSCGATYHKIFNPPTVEGTCDRCGGHEFYQREDDKPETVKNRLAVNIKGSAPILDFYKAKNVLHTIDGNREIDTVFSEVKEIIGKK, via the coding sequence ATGAACCTCATTTTAATGGGATTGCCTGGAGCAGGCAAAGGAACTCAAGCTGAACAGATCGTGGATACTTATGGTATTCCGCATATTTCTACAGGAGATATGTTCCGTGCAGCGATGAAAAACGAAACTGCTCTTGGCTTAGAAGCGAAATCTTATATCGATAAAGGTGCTTTGGTTCCTGACGATGTAACAAATGGAATTGTCAAAGAACGTTTGGCTGAACCTGATACTGATAAAGGTTTTTTATTAGATGGTTTTCCACGGACTTTGGATCAAGCAGAAGCATTAGATAAAATGTTAGTAGAATTAAATAAAAAAATTGATGCTGTCATCGACATCCATGTTGAAGAAGAAATTTTGGTGGAACGCTTAGCTGGTCGGTTTATCTGCCGCTCGTGTGGCGCTACTTACCATAAGATTTTCAATCCTCCTACTGTAGAAGGAACATGTGATCGTTGCGGCGGACATGAATTTTATCAAAGAGAAGATGACAAGCCTGAAACGGTCAAAAACCGTCTGGCAGTCAACATCAAAGGCAGTGCGCCAATTTTAGATTTTTATAAAGCTAAAAACGTATTGCATACAATAGATGGGAATCGCGAGATCGATACTGTTTTTTCAGAAGTGAAAGAAATCATTGGAAAAAAATAG